Genomic window (Musa acuminata AAA Group cultivar baxijiao chromosome BXJ1-9, Cavendish_Baxijiao_AAA, whole genome shotgun sequence):
TTGCAAGATCATAGTCGGTGTCGAGAGAACAAGGTTTTATATCTTGACCATACCGGTCTATACGGATGAGTGTTCACTGGTCTACACTGAAACATATAGCTCAAAACTAAAACATCACAATTTGTTTGTATTTTTTTCACTACAATGTTATCTACCAGTCCAATAAGTTAACAAAACTGGTAAGGAACTGAGATATAAATTCTTGGAAGAGAGAATATTGAATGCGAGTTCACTGGGGGTCTTAATGCtgggcaaaagaaaagaaaatgggaAGGGAAACTATGGGAGAAGACAAAGATTAAAGGGACAAAAAAGAAACAAAGTGAGAGAATAAAAGAGAGTTGAATGGGTGGGTGGTGGGTGGTGCTATTGTCAAAGGCATGAGCCTGTGACCATATTGCTACAGTTTCTGCTATGTGCTGGCAGCCACACAGGCCTTGTTATGTATCAGCCAACCCTCCTAGAGCTACTGTAAGTTTCCAGTTGCAACTGGCCAGGTGGCAGAACGGTGTACATGAAGTAGTGGaaggaagaaagaaggaaaaataggacaaacttcaaaataaatgataactcTTCAGAATAGCACTTACCAGTTCACAAAGGGCAATATGGCATGTACAACCTAATCTTGGTTGAGAATTCTTTAAGATTTCAGACTCTAGATTCTAGAACATAAAATTAAAAGAGCATCCCAGCTCTAGTATGGTGCACCTGGAGCCAATCTAATCCAAATCACAACTGGTGAAACGACAGGTGGATTGAATTGAACAACAACCAATATAATAAATCACAAGTAAATGATACTTGCAATGGTTAGTTCAGCCCAATAAAAGAAAGGCATCTAGATGGGACCTAAGTGATGATTTTTGGAATCCACCAGTACTAGATGATCCAAAGAGAACTTTAAGTCAACTTTTATATTATCTTTAATTCGACATCTGAACTCATTTGGCATCAAGAGGTCAAACCTTTTGTGCCTGTAACCCCACAAAAGGTGCCGGTtaacaaaatttttaattttccaaCACCTCCACCAAGCCACCAAAAACAGCACATACCACATACTTGGACCAATACACACAACCCTTATAATATATCAtgttctttttaaattttctcgCTATTGGTACCTATAATTGCTATCCTACTGCTGAATTGATTCCAAAAAAAGGATTCAGATTCCATTAAGATTATATTAGAACTTAATCTTACAAGCCTCCAGATCAGTGATGTTACTATTAAATGTTAATCTAGTTTGAGTAGCTGACATAAAGTTGAAAAAGTAATTATAGAAACCTATGTGCCATAATGAATGAACATAACAAGAGCAAGAGGAAGAGAACCTTTTTCCATCCAGTCTACTGACAATTCTTTTGCAGCCTCCATCCCCTGCATCTCAAAAAGGACAAACAAGACCTAATATTTGAGCACAAGGTTACAGCGATTCTCCATAGAAAAGGATGGTGAGAAAAAGCATAATTTTCCCTCCAATCAGATTTgacataataaataacaatacatgTTAAACGCTAAACGACAATGTAGAGAAATGACTTCCAAATCATATATTAATAGATGCATGCACACAAAAACTGTAATCTTTTCAATCCATCCACCCTAACCCTTTCAGGTGTCATTATGCATGACCTAGCACATGAAATTACGAGTGTCATACCTGAAACTACCAGAAAAACAGTAATGTTATCTTCTCGTTCGTTCTGAACTTGCGAAGCATTGCAAGCAAGATGATCAGCATGGCCCTCAAATAACTTATGttcatttttcattaaaaatattaaCTTGCCCTGAAGAAATATATTTCTAATTGCTAACTGCACCATGCCTTCATCTAGTTTACATTGATACTTCATCAATTTATGGATCATAAAGCATGCCACGAAATTATCCACTGATTACATTTCGCAACCATGATGcatacaaaaattaaaattgtTTTTCCCTTTTCTgcatcaaaattttatatttgttattttttCTTCAAAATATGTCACTTTTCATActtctatatattttttaagtcTCATTGCAAAAATAGCTTCCAAACCAAATCAAGCTATCCTTTGCAGTTTTTATCTAAGCAAGGTTTTTGACTGAGCCCATATGATGAGAGTGAAGCTAACCTTTCGATGCATGCTTATAAAAAGACAATTCTCTTCAACCTCAAACTAGTTATGCTGGCAATAGGATATCATGAGGCCAAGAAAAGATTGCAGATAGAGTCACCATGGTTGCAAAATTATGCTTGGTTTTAgaatttcttttctctttattttcttaACTAGCAGACATACAGGAGAAGGCTTCACTTCTCTGTGCCCATACCTGATTGATCAATGGATTCGGCAACAACAACTTTCGGACAAGAATCATATTTGGATACAGAGGTGAGGGGTAGGCAAGTGATTTTGCTTGAGTTAACCAATTCAATATAACTCCAAGCAGGTTTGCAGATCTTAACCCAAGTCATTAGATGATTGCAATCAACTAATCTTAACTGTTTTTGTAATTACAAATGCTTTCCAAACATATAAACATCATCTCATTTGCTATAGCACAAGGGAGGACCAAGGCATTAGCAGAAGACCAGAGCTTTCTTCAACGATTGAAACACATTCTGTCTGCAACAGGTTTTCCTTCACTAATTACTTGTTTGTCCAACAACAAAATGATGCACTAACTTTAGTGAGAAGTCCTACCAAAAATTGAAACATATTTCTGACACTCTCATGCAAGAAGCAACTTGATGTTCCAGCCATTTATATTGATTAGTTCACCAATAAATGAACCCATAGATAATTCTATTTATTCATCTATACTTACAAGGCAATTAAGAAAACCAGCATAGATAAGGTAAGTATTGCTGCTTTGTCAGCATACTATCATCACAATTCTACTTTACAAGCAAGTCCTGATGAAGTTGCTACTGTAATATCCCCTCTAAATTTACCATCCTAATTTTCATCTGCAAATAAACCATAAAATGGACTTTTCATTGTAATAATGTTATGTTTTGGTAGTAATTTAAGGACATGTGGTAGCGCGCAAATACATTCAGTTAATCTACCATTACCCAAGGTTAACAGTCACCGGCTTCTAAGTTGCCAGCAATACCAGTAGGATTTTTTTCATATGCCATCTAGCAGCTTTGCTAAATTAAAACTGAGCTATACCAATCAATAGTTTTGTATGACAATTGAGACCATCATCAactaaaagacatcatcatctaacaAATATAACTGATTTTTCAATAAGTTAACACCCACTCGGCAACCTAGCAGCCAATAACCATAAAAATATCTCTCCCAACGCAAAGATGTTGACAAATAATACTCAGCCTGCATATGAAGTAATGTTCACAGTTCTAATTGCAACATTCTTGGAACTTATGAAGTCAGCTTTATCATTCAGACAGATAAAGGTTCACCTTTGATGCATCATCAACAGAATGTTTCTGATGGGCCAATTTGATCACTTCCTCATGAACTGCTCTCTTTTTCCTCATCACTTCAAGCCATTGATTGGAACCCTATGACAGATAAGCCAAGTATAAAGACAAAAAAGATGCTACTTCCTAAATCGTAACTGTAGAACTCCAAAAGACAGCGATTATATAAACTTGTAATACTTTAATCCCTGACAAggacaacaagaaaataaaactaTAAGGCAAGATATGCGAAGCTCACTAATGGCAAAAAGTCACAAATCCTAACAACTTACCTGTAAAATCTATCAAAGACACAAATTCTACGGTCATTACCTGTCATCCTTGATTTCTGGTGGGAATGCAAATTTATCAAAAATCAACATGCATGCTTGATATTCTCCATAAACATCAAATATGTGCTTTTtgcttcatgtttaatttgaattcCATGAATTTCTAGTAGTAAGACATCGTATttcttctatttgccaatactgctTAACATTTTGGTTCTGGTAGGAACAATGATGTAAATATGATTTCTAAATATCTGGCCAATCCAATTTGCgggaaaaatattttatgtttcctTAATATTTTCAGCAAATCTTAGAAGGGACATCAGAAAATAATAGAACAAATACTAAATAGACAAACAAAAGAaatagaagagaaggaaaggagagCAAGGAGGGCATTTCCTTAGTCTCTTATTTCACATTTGTTGCTACCCTAGTTCCCTATCTACAAAGAAGCTTTGCATCTTCTTATCTAAAAGTTAGATGATTTTCATTGATAATACATGACAATTTAACTTTTGAGTGATGGATATTAATAATTGATTTGTTGTTGTTCACTTTGTTGCTCAACTAATTCAAAGTTCACCCTGACCAATATATCCTTGGTTCTTGCAAGCCTTCAACCTACTTAGATAGGAAATCATTATGAAAATATGATGCTAGGTTGCTTGATCATAGAAAATTCTACAGAAAAATAACAAGAGAGAGATAAATGCAacataaaagaatatatataaatCATCGGCATATTATGTTAAATCACTTCTCGAAGTAAATGAAATACATGCTATTACTTGTGCATTTTTTGACCTTGCAGCTTCCCCTTCAGCCTCTAATATGGTCTGCTTTGGCCTGGAATGTTAAACCAGTAAGAACAAATCTAAACACTATACATATATAAAGCAGCAAATTCATTTCATTCTTCCTCATTTGATTTTTTTCCCAAAAAGAAAGAATAAACTTATTAAACAAGCAAGTATATACAGAATCAGAAGATGGATATTAAATACAAGAGCATTACGAAACTTACCTAAATGCCTTTAATCGTTCAGAAAAAGCAAGTGCTGCTAGTTCATTTGATCCCAGGATGCTTCGGAAGACAGGATGCAACCCTTCACGAGGTAGATCCTTTATTCTTCTAATGGATTCCCTCGAAGGTAAAGGTTTTCCCTTAGAATATAATCGAAAGGCATTAGCACACACATTTTGTAATGAGATTAGTTCTGTGTTTCCATCAGTAACCTCCCGGACTCTttctgaaacaagatctaaagttGGCTGAGGAAAACGTCCATATATTGTTTCTCCATTTGCAAGTGCTTGATCAATCCTTGAGTATACTGCCTCCATGTCATTGAGAATTTCCTCTTCACTAGGGGCAGGTCTAAGTGGTTTTGATAGGAAAAGATGAAGGTCTAATAGGTAAGGCATATCCTCTGTTGTAACAAAAGAATAGGCAGTACCCGTCCGACCCGCACGAGCTACTCGACCAACTCTATGGACAAAAAGTTTAGGCTTTGGAGGGAAGTCCCAATTCACAACATTATCAAGCAAGGGAATGTCTAAGCCCCTTGCAGCAACATCTGTCACAATTAACAGCATAGTTTTCCTTGCTCTGAACTTTGAAATGTGAATCTTTCGGGCATCCTGATCCATATCACCATAGGAAATGGAAGGTTCAATACCCTCTTCTCTGAAGAGAATATTCAGAAATTCCACATGATGCTTAGTACTAACAAATATCAAGGTCTGCTGATCAGAACTGATATGTTCCCTGACTAAGTACAACAAAGCAGCAAGTTTCTCTTCATGACGCAATGTGAAGAACATCAGCTTAAGATCTGGGCTAATCTTGGTGTCTAAATCAAGTCTTACAAGTTGCGGGTCACGCAGACCAGCCTTGGCAAACTCCGCAAGTGCACTTGGCATGGTAGCACTGAAAAGCAAAGTTTGGCGCATATCACTTAGCTGTGAAAGAATTTTGTGCAACTGCTCAGCAAAACCCATACCAAAGAGACTGTCAGCTTCATCAAACACTACATATTCCACAGTACGCAAAGACATGCCCTCCACCTCTGACAAATGATGCATGAGCCGACCAGGTGTAGCAATTATAATATCAGGATTTTGTGCTAGCTCTTCAAACTGATCTTCCATATTATCCCCACCTACCAATAGACTGGTGCGAAGATCTGCAGAGAATTGAAACATATAAAGTGAAAATATAGAGAACTTCAAGAAATTGAAAGAATTGATAAAGTAATCAATGAAAATATGTGTTACATTGAATATTTTAAAAGTTTTACACATTTCCTTTGCTATCAAGAGTAAAAACAAGAAAGGCTCAAGTGTATACTTGTGCAATTTATAAAATGATTAACATACAAATCCAACTGTGCAGTTGAATGAATCATGGCAAGCAGCCATTGTGCAGTTTGAAAAAggtcttgttcttttctttttgctgttTTTCTATCATTTGTACTGTAATAGAATTAAAAAATTGCTTCAAATGTGGAAGAAATTAGTACCAATCATCTTGCTTGCAACTGCCAATGCTAAAAATAAtgttcaaatgaaaaaaaaattgattcatgAACAGTAGACATGATTCTGAATATGACCTGAAAAGTGCAAAAGAAATAGTAATAATGATTTTCAAAtgaagaaagtttgattcatgaaGAAATGACATACTTAAACATGAAACATTGATAAACAAGATTTCAAAAATGgcctataaagtgaaaaaaaatccAATTTAAACATAAAAGCAATCAAATGAGTCCTCgtgtcctttttttttcctttatgtaAATGTTCAATTTCCAACTAATGATGTTACCATGAACCAAGTCTCCCACAAAAACTATCATTCTGAGGCAACAAATCAGCTCTTCCCCCTAAACTTTTACTGCATCCCATGGTTACAACTCAAATAACTAGTACAATAGTCATGATGGTAGGGAGCTTTAATTCTCAAATTTCGCAACAATATGAATTGGTGCTTATAATACCATTCAGAAGTTGGTATTTCTTCATCACAAGCTATCTAAAGACAAACTTTTTATTAGGTACTTAGGATTTAACTATTATACTAAAACAGTAGCTTGCTTGCACCAATGATGACCCATACCATCATTATCAGTTTTTATTTCTATTCCAAATTCTCAATTTCCAGTTATTTCAGAAATCTTGCATCATTTTGGGGAAAAAAACAGCATCTTTTCGCTGGCATCTGATCGACGAGTTAAACAAAGGGAATAGACAGAAAAGGGTAGACGATAACACCAACCAGTGAACCTGCCGAGTTCCTTGGTGAACTTGAGCGTCTGGAGAGCGAGGTCCCTGGTGGGCGAGAGAATAAGGGCGCGGACACCGGCCTGCGGCACGTGCTGCCGGAGCTTCTGAAGCATGGGGACGAGGAAGGCGGCGGTTTTCCCGGACCCGGTGCGGGCCATGGCAACGACGTCAGCCCCGGAGAGGATGAGGGGCATGGTCTTGCGCTGGATCGGCGTGGGCACCCGGTATCCCTTCCGCTTGACCCCGCGGTAGACCTCAGAGCAGAGGCCGAGCGACTCGAAGCCACCGGACTTGGCCTTCTTGATCTCTTTCATCCGCCGCTTCAGCTCCGCCTTGGAGCTTACCCCCACCATCGCCGCCATCTCCTCCTCCGCGTCCGCCACAGTGAATCTTTCTCGGGTCTCTACCGGCTTTCTTGGGGTTTTTTGGCCCGTTCTCGCCATGGGAGCGAGAGGAGGCAGGTGAGCGGAGGGACGAGTAGGGTTTTCGTTGAGGCCAAGTTAGCTCATACTTAAGCCAAGAAACAGCGGTCCGACTTAGATCACACCGTTTTGGTTCGTACTAACCCGGTCTAATGTCCTGACCCAATTTGTGAATTAAACCGGTTTGGTTTATTAATATTTCAGCGTGCCTTTTATTTTTCGAAGCACTTCAACGAAATGTCCTCTTTACCCTTTAAATTCTTCCTTGTATGGCCGTGTCTAAGTGAAGGCCACGCTGGACCAAACCTTACGCTCGTCGTCGCCCATCGCCACGTCATCTTGTCGTGAGTTAAGCCGGGAAGTGAAGCAGCGACCGTGGTTGGTGCCACCTGCGGACTTCGACGATCCGCAAGGTGAGTCAAGCGCACGTTTGCAACGTCGACGGTGTGCACGCGCATCATGATCTCTATGCAAGTCACCACCACGGCCGTCGATTCTTAGGCGGGACCGACCTTCCTCTTCTCCCACCTACCCGTTCCTCCCTTCACCAACCTCACTTCTCCCATTTCAAAGGCCAAGCAAACACGACCATACAACCAAAGTAGCCGCCACCCCCCTCTCCCAAATCAAGATCTCCTCCAAGTACAATACAGATCCAATTCTTACACATTGATTTATGTTATCTATGGACGGATAAGATGCGTGATCGTGATTTATATTTAGAATTAGAACTGGAGAGGATCCTCTGGGCAATTTTTGATCGGCCAATGACGGACTCGTCGAGGCCCAGATCGCCGCAAGTATAAaatccacctcctcctcttctctgaGAGGAACTCGATCGCTTGAAATGGCTCTCGCCCGATCCCCAAACCCCTTCCTCTCTCCCTCCCTCACTCCTCCCTCCCGCCTCCCCCGACCCTCCCGCCACCTCGCGATCCGGGCCTCCGCGGTCGCCGCACCCCAGACGGCCGCCGCGAAGGCCTCCCGGGAGTCCGCCGTCAAGTATGTCAAGGCGCGCCAGATCATCGACAGCCGGGGGAACCCCACCGTTGAGGTCGACCTCTTCACCGACGCTGTCTACCGGTCCGCCGTCCCCAGCGGCGCCTCCACAGGGATCTACGAGGCCCTCGAGCTGAGGGACGGCGACAAGAAGACCTACGGGGGCAAGGGGGTGCTCCATGCCGTTAGGAACATCAATGAGATCCTCGGGCCGAAGCTTGTCGGTGTCGACGTCAGGTTAGTCTCATGTATGCTGTGAAAGCGACAAATTTTATGACACTTTCTTCAAATTTCTTTGGCCATTTGATATTAAATGGTGATATATAGCTACTTGTTAGAAGAATATAAAGAAACAAATTGCCCTTTTGGATTGCTTGAGTTGATGTAACATGCCTAAAGaaaaatggaaagaaaaaataAGTACAACATAttcttcaataaaagaaaaaagtttAATTAGAGGATCACTAAAATGGAGTGTCCTTTTTTAAGCCTCATTTAACTTTCTacatattgatgatattttaacgAACTATGTGGAAAAGAAGGTTGTTTGAGATGAGTTGTATAATGTGATCCATCCTTGCTTTTGACAGGAATCAGGCTGATGTGGATGCAATTATGCTCGAGCTTGATGGAACACCTCATAAATCAAAATTAGGTGCTAATGCAATCCTTGGAGTTTCTCTCAGCATATGCAGAGCTGGTGCTGGAGCTAAGGGAGTTCCTTTGTATAAGCATATCCAGGATATATCAGGAACAAAGGAACTTGTTATGCCAGTTCCTGCTTTCAATGTGATCAATGGTGGCAGCCATGCTGGCAATAACCTCGCAATGCAAGAATTCATGATATTGCCTGTGGGTGCGGCTTCATTTTCTGAGGCTTTCCGTATGGGCAGTGAAGGTAATAGTTCTATTTGTTCTTGTTATATGTTCTTATCTGAGTGTCTGTCCAAAGTTAAAATCCTTTTGTTGATGCTCTTTAAGTTATTGCTTCTTTAGCAAACAGGCAATTCAACCATTCGAATATTCTATTGCAATTTTCTTGTGCATCTCTGTAATGTAACCATATGATACATTATGTTGTTATGGCAGTGTATCATATCCTTAAGGGTATCATCAAGGCAAAATATGGACAAGATGCATGCAATGTGGGAGACGAAGGTGGCTTCGCTCCAAATGTTCAAGATAATAGGGAAGGACTGGTCTTGCTTATGGATGCTATTGAGAGGGCTGGTTATACAGGAAAGGTTGTGACACACTATTTATATTGTCGTTTATGTTGTGTTTCTCAGATTGTTCCTTGTTTCACATATGTGTTCTTATTTCTTTTTTGCCGCCAAGTGCAGATTAAAATTGGAATGGATGCGGCTGCTTCTGAGTTTTTCATGAAGGATGGAAGATATGATCTGAACTTTAAGAACCAGCCAAATGATGGAGCTCATGTTTATACTGCTCAAAGCCTCTGTGAATTATATAAAGAATTTGTTAGAGATTTCCCTATTGTGTCCATTGAAGATCCCTTTGACCAAGATGATTGGTCCTCATGGGCATCATTACAGTCTTCAGTCGATATCCAGCTTGTGGGGGATGATTTATTGGTCACAAATCCGAAGAGGATTGCTGAGGCTATTCAAAAGAAGGCCTGCAATGGTTTGCTACTAAAAGTAAGCTGTTATCTATTTCATCTCAAACAGCATTAAAAGGTTAAGCTAATGCTATTTTCATTTGGGATTATACTAACTTCATTATATTGATCATTGTTTCAAAGTGcaattacataaaaaaaacatcatttAGTTTAAATTCatttaagtaaataaataattattattagttaTTATGTCATTAGatgaatatttctttttcttattaattattgtttttgttttctggGACACAATAAATGGCATATCTGGAAGGGGAATCCCCTTTTATATCAATGAATGAACGTGTTTTACTAAGCATGTGCTCATTTGATTCTGTGTGaatagtttgtttaaactttaaacactAGTGTCAATTGATACTGATTGCCATTTTTAGTTCAACCCTTACATTATCATATACTGGCTTTTGTATATTTTCCTCTTGCTGATCAAATTACCAATGTTGAAGCCATTGGTAATTCGAAATTTCACAATAACAAAAACATGCAAGAAAAAGAAGCATTAGAAAAAGAAGCATTCTCATGGAATCAGAGAAACCTAGTGATTTTCTATGATATCTCTTGAAGCTCCTTCACAGTAAAATATTGTATATGCAAGAATATTGGCCTATGAAAGATATTTTTCCTAGTATAATAAGTGTGTCTACTGGTGTTGAAATTTAATGTTTTTTTTACTGTTATAGGTTAACCAGATCGGTACTGTTACTGAATCAATTAAAGCTGCTCTGGAATCGAAAGCTGCTGGCTGGGGGGTAATGGTTAGCCATCGTAGTGGTGAGACTGAAGACAATTTCATTGCAGATCTTTCTGTTGGGCTGGCTAGCGGGCAGGTATGACCTTTCAACACTGCATATTCGTTGTTGATGTATGTCTTACTAGATTTGTGGGCATGCCTAAGTAAATAAATAACTAATTGTTGTTTTCTTTATCTGGCCTACAGATTAAAACAGGGGCTC
Coding sequences:
- the LOC135593110 gene encoding DEAD-box ATP-dependent RNA helicase 29-like encodes the protein MARTGQKTPRKPVETRERFTVADAEEEMAAMVGVSSKAELKRRMKEIKKAKSGGFESLGLCSEVYRGVKRKGYRVPTPIQRKTMPLILSGADVVAMARTGSGKTAAFLVPMLQKLRQHVPQAGVRALILSPTRDLALQTLKFTKELGRFTDLRTSLLVGGDNMEDQFEELAQNPDIIIATPGRLMHHLSEVEGMSLRTVEYVVFDEADSLFGMGFAEQLHKILSQLSDMRQTLLFSATMPSALAEFAKAGLRDPQLVRLDLDTKISPDLKLMFFTLRHEEKLAALLYLVREHISSDQQTLIFVSTKHHVEFLNILFREEGIEPSISYGDMDQDARKIHISKFRARKTMLLIVTDVAARGLDIPLLDNVVNWDFPPKPKLFVHRVGRVARAGRTGTAYSFVTTEDMPYLLDLHLFLSKPLRPAPSEEEILNDMEAVYSRIDQALANGETIYGRFPQPTLDLVSERVREVTDGNTELISLQNVCANAFRLYSKGKPLPSRESIRRIKDLPREGLHPVFRSILGSNELAALAFSERLKAFRPKQTILEAEGEAARSKNAQGSNQWLEVMRKKRAVHEEVIKLAHQKHSVDDASKGMEAAKELSVDWMEKDICCAKRKVSNFKDDEYYISSVPTNQHLEAGLSVKNDEGFGSSRLDAAVLDLVGDDSTGLQKQKSQYHWDKRSKKYIKLNSGDRVTVSGKIKNESGAKVKADKTGLYKKWKERSHQRISLGGMEKDNLQEGGLAERGNKQHYKGKRKRWSVPNANVPSELKDPEQVRKGRQQKANKIAHLKTKSSKGKRFSKQKRGKRER
- the LOC103997940 gene encoding enolase 1, chloroplastic, which produces MALARSPNPFLSPSLTPPSRLPRPSRHLAIRASAVAAPQTAAAKASRESAVKYVKARQIIDSRGNPTVEVDLFTDAVYRSAVPSGASTGIYEALELRDGDKKTYGGKGVLHAVRNINEILGPKLVGVDVRNQADVDAIMLELDGTPHKSKLGANAILGVSLSICRAGAGAKGVPLYKHIQDISGTKELVMPVPAFNVINGGSHAGNNLAMQEFMILPVGAASFSEAFRMGSEVYHILKGIIKAKYGQDACNVGDEGGFAPNVQDNREGLVLLMDAIERAGYTGKIKIGMDAAASEFFMKDGRYDLNFKNQPNDGAHVYTAQSLCELYKEFVRDFPIVSIEDPFDQDDWSSWASLQSSVDIQLVGDDLLVTNPKRIAEAIQKKACNGLLLKVNQIGTVTESIKAALESKAAGWGVMVSHRSGETEDNFIADLSVGLASGQIKTGAPCRSERLAKYNQLLRIEEELGEVRYAGEAFRSP